The Agrobacterium cucumeris genome has a segment encoding these proteins:
- a CDS encoding manganese/iron ABC transporter ATP-binding protein, with protein MRMGGKKIAGGLTVQNATVTYRNGHTALRNASFSIPRGTITALVGVNGAGKSTIFKAIMGFVPLAAGSVSIFDLPVKEALRKNLVAYVPQAEEVDWSFPVLVEDVVMMGRYGHMNFLRIPSKRDHQMVEEALKRVNMLDYRKRQIGELSGGQKKRVFLARALAQEGQVILLDEPFTGVDVTTEEQIVALLKALRDEGRVMLVSTHNLGSVPEFCDRAVFVKGTVLASGKTEDTFTEENLQKAFGGSLRHFILGGADLHDDADPRRVKVITDDERPFVIYGRNGQNGHDPEASKEKVDDKQPS; from the coding sequence ATGAGGATGGGCGGTAAAAAAATAGCCGGCGGCCTTACGGTTCAAAATGCGACAGTGACCTATCGCAATGGCCACACCGCATTAAGAAATGCCAGCTTTTCCATTCCCCGCGGAACGATCACTGCACTTGTCGGCGTCAATGGCGCCGGCAAGTCCACGATTTTCAAGGCGATCATGGGTTTCGTGCCGCTGGCCGCCGGTTCCGTCTCGATCTTCGACCTGCCGGTGAAGGAAGCGCTCCGGAAAAACCTCGTTGCCTATGTGCCGCAGGCCGAGGAGGTGGACTGGAGCTTTCCGGTGCTGGTGGAGGATGTGGTGATGATGGGCCGTTATGGCCACATGAACTTCCTGCGCATCCCCTCCAAACGCGATCACCAGATGGTGGAAGAGGCGCTGAAACGCGTCAACATGCTCGATTATCGCAAAAGGCAGATCGGCGAGCTTTCCGGCGGGCAGAAGAAGCGGGTGTTTCTGGCCCGCGCACTGGCGCAGGAGGGTCAGGTCATCCTGCTCGACGAACCCTTCACCGGTGTCGACGTAACGACGGAAGAACAGATCGTCGCACTTCTGAAAGCGCTGCGCGACGAAGGCCGCGTCATGCTGGTCTCCACCCACAATCTCGGCAGCGTGCCGGAATTCTGTGACCGCGCCGTCTTCGTCAAGGGCACGGTTCTGGCGTCAGGCAAGACAGAGGATACCTTTACCGAGGAAAACCTGCAAAAAGCCTTCGGCGGCAGCCTGCGCCACTTCATCCTTGGCGGGGCCGACCTGCATGACGATGCCGATCCACGCCGGGTAAAGGTCATCACCGATGACGAACGGCCCTTCGTGATTTACGGCAGGAATGGCCAGAACGGCCATGATCCCGAGGCTTCGAAAGAAAAAGTCGATGATAAACAGCCTTCTTGA
- a CDS encoding SDR family oxidoreductase, whose product MVQDFNGRTVVITAAGQGIGRATAERFISLGARVIATDINEQALSTLKGAETRVLNVLDGEGVKDFAADIGHADVLFNCAGFVHSGTILDCEEKDWDFSFDLNAKAMYRTCRAFLPGMLEKGKGAIVNMSSVASSVKGVPNRFAYTASKAAVVGLTKAIAADFVTKGIRCNAICPGTVDSPSLHDRLRATGNYEQALADFIARQPMGRIATPEEIAALVTYLASDEAGFTTGQIHVIDGGWTG is encoded by the coding sequence ATGGTGCAGGATTTTAACGGCCGGACAGTGGTGATCACCGCCGCCGGCCAGGGTATCGGCCGGGCGACGGCGGAGCGGTTCATCTCGCTTGGCGCGCGCGTCATCGCCACCGATATCAACGAACAGGCGCTTTCCACCCTGAAGGGTGCGGAAACGCGGGTTCTGAACGTGCTGGATGGCGAAGGCGTCAAGGATTTCGCCGCCGATATCGGCCATGCCGACGTGCTGTTCAACTGCGCCGGTTTCGTGCATTCCGGTACCATTCTCGATTGCGAGGAAAAAGACTGGGATTTCTCGTTCGATCTCAATGCCAAGGCCATGTATCGCACCTGCCGCGCCTTCCTGCCCGGCATGCTGGAAAAGGGCAAGGGCGCGATCGTCAACATGTCCTCGGTTGCATCAAGCGTGAAGGGCGTGCCGAACCGCTTCGCTTATACCGCATCCAAAGCGGCCGTCGTGGGTCTGACGAAGGCCATCGCCGCCGATTTCGTCACCAAGGGTATCCGCTGCAACGCCATCTGCCCCGGCACGGTCGATAGCCCGTCCTTGCATGACCGCCTGCGCGCCACTGGCAATTACGAACAGGCGCTCGCGGACTTCATTGCCCGCCAGCCGATGGGTCGCATCGCGACGCCGGAAGAAATCGCCGCGCTCGTCACTTACCTTGCTTCGGATGAGGCAGGCTTCACCACCGGCCAGATCCATGTGATCGACGGCGGCTGGACGGGCTGA
- a CDS encoding metal ABC transporter permease — MSEYLELAILPFQLPFMQYAFVITLMIAVPMAMLSCFLVLKGWSLMGDAVSHAVLPGVVIAYIVSIPLSIGAFIAGMICALGTGFIKENSRIKEDTVLGIVFSGMFGLGLVLYVKVQSDMHLDHILFGDMLGIAPSDMLETGLIALFATLFLGLLRKDLLVNAFDPQHAKAIGLPVRILHYGLLMVLSLTVVGALKAVGIILSVAMLVTPGAIAFLLTRRFSAMLVVAIMVAVVSSLSGIWLSFLIDSAPAPTIVLFMSIAFVATFIRTTWKARRIDAAAEKGI, encoded by the coding sequence ATGAGCGAATATCTCGAACTCGCCATCCTGCCGTTTCAATTGCCTTTCATGCAATATGCCTTCGTGATCACCCTGATGATCGCGGTGCCGATGGCGATGCTCTCCTGTTTTCTGGTGCTGAAGGGCTGGTCGCTGATGGGGGATGCGGTTTCCCACGCCGTGCTGCCGGGCGTGGTGATCGCCTATATCGTCAGCATTCCGCTTTCGATCGGCGCCTTCATCGCCGGCATGATCTGCGCGCTCGGCACCGGTTTCATCAAGGAAAACAGCCGCATCAAGGAAGATACGGTGCTCGGCATCGTCTTTTCCGGCATGTTCGGGCTGGGGCTGGTGCTTTACGTGAAGGTGCAGAGCGACATGCACCTCGATCACATCCTCTTCGGCGACATGCTGGGCATTGCCCCGTCAGACATGCTGGAGACCGGTCTGATCGCGCTTTTCGCCACGCTGTTCCTCGGGCTGCTGCGCAAGGATCTGCTGGTGAATGCTTTCGATCCGCAACATGCCAAGGCAATCGGTCTGCCGGTGCGTATTCTGCACTATGGTCTGCTGATGGTTCTGTCGCTCACCGTGGTCGGCGCGCTGAAAGCCGTGGGCATCATTCTCTCGGTCGCCATGCTGGTGACGCCGGGTGCAATCGCCTTCCTGCTGACACGGCGCTTTTCCGCCATGCTTGTCGTCGCCATCATGGTGGCGGTCGTCTCATCACTGTCAGGCATATGGCTGAGCTTCCTGATCGACAGTGCGCCGGCCCCCACCATCGTGCTGTTCATGAGCATCGCCTTCGTCGCAACCTTCATCCGCACCACCTGGAAAGCCCGCCGGATTGACGCGGCGGCTGAAAAAGGAATTTAA
- a CDS encoding metal ABC transporter permease, with translation MINSLLEPFTYGYMLNAIWVSALVGGVCGFLSAYLMLKGWSLIGDALSHAIVPGVAGAYMLGLPFSLGAFLSGGLAAGSMLFLNQKTRLKEDAIIGLIFTSFFGLGLFMVSLSPTSINIQTIVLGNILAITTEDTIQLALIGGISLLVLALKWRDFMVVFFDENHARTVGLKPEVLKVIFFTLLAASTVAALQTVGAFLVVAMVVTPGATAYLLTDRFERLILMSLIIGAATSFVGAYLSYFLDGATGGVIVVLQTAIFLTAFIFAPKHGLLASRAKARKALEETP, from the coding sequence ATGATAAACAGCCTTCTTGAGCCCTTCACCTATGGCTACATGCTGAACGCCATCTGGGTCAGCGCGCTGGTCGGCGGCGTCTGCGGTTTTCTGTCTGCCTATCTGATGCTGAAGGGCTGGTCGCTGATCGGCGATGCGCTCTCCCATGCCATCGTTCCGGGTGTCGCCGGCGCCTATATGCTCGGCCTGCCCTTTTCCCTCGGGGCCTTTCTTTCCGGTGGGCTTGCCGCCGGCTCCATGCTGTTCCTGAACCAGAAGACGAGGCTCAAGGAAGACGCGATCATCGGGCTGATCTTCACCTCGTTTTTCGGGCTGGGGCTGTTCATGGTCTCGCTGTCGCCGACCTCGATCAATATCCAGACCATCGTGCTTGGCAATATCCTGGCAATCACCACCGAAGACACCATCCAGCTGGCGCTGATCGGCGGCATCAGCCTTTTGGTTCTGGCATTAAAATGGCGCGACTTCATGGTGGTGTTTTTCGATGAAAACCATGCCCGCACCGTGGGGCTGAAGCCTGAAGTGCTGAAGGTGATCTTCTTCACCCTGCTCGCCGCCTCCACGGTGGCCGCACTGCAGACGGTTGGGGCCTTCCTCGTCGTCGCCATGGTGGTGACGCCGGGCGCCACCGCCTATCTCTTGACCGACCGTTTCGAGCGGCTGATCCTGATGAGCCTCATCATCGGCGCGGCCACCAGTTTCGTGGGCGCCTATCTCAGCTATTTCCTCGATGGCGCCACCGGCGGCGTCATCGTTGTGCTGCAAACCGCGATCTTCCTGACTGCCTTTATATTTGCGCCCAAACATGGCCTGCTCGCCTCCAGGGCCAAGGCCCGCAAGGCACTGGAGGAAACGCCATGA
- a CDS encoding DUF1328 domain-containing protein, which yields MLKWALIFFVISLIAGVFGFTGISAAAAGVARILFFIAVVIFLVFLVLALMAGSAVV from the coding sequence ATGCTGAAATGGGCTCTTATTTTCTTTGTTATTTCTTTGATTGCGGGCGTATTCGGCTTTACCGGCATTTCGGCAGCGGCGGCGGGCGTGGCCCGAATTCTGTTCTTCATCGCCGTGGTGATCTTCCTGGTCTTCCTCGTGCTTGCACTGATGGCCGGAAGCGCCGTCGTCTGA